The following proteins come from a genomic window of Zonotrichia leucophrys gambelii isolate GWCS_2022_RI chromosome 4, RI_Zleu_2.0, whole genome shotgun sequence:
- the ARL9 gene encoding ADP-ribosylation factor-like protein 9 isoform X3, producing the protein MYLPKVLLLVYVVDSADHARLPVAKQLLHQLIQNNSTLPVVVLANKQDLEGAYCITDIHDALALSDIGDERKMFLIGTHVAEDGSEISSSMQDAKELIGQLVLETQ; encoded by the exons ATGTACTTGCCCAAAGTGCTGTTGCTGGTCTATGTCGTGGACTCGGCTGATCATGCCCGACTGCCTGTGGCGAAACAGCTGCTTCATCAGCTCATCCAGAACAACTCCACCCTGCCTGTGGTAGTTCTGGCCAACAAGCAG GATCTCGAAGGTGCATATTGCATCACTGATATTCACGATGCTCTGGCTCTGTCTGATATTGGGGACGAGAGGAAGATGTTCTTGATTGGTACCCATGTGGCAGAAGATGGCTCTGAGATCTCCTCCAGCATGCAGGATGCCAAGGAGCTGATAGGGCAGCTGGTTTTGGAAACACAGTGA
- the ARL9 gene encoding ADP-ribosylation factor-like protein 9 isoform X2, with amino-acid sequence MDPRLRAAALCGTALAVAGGTVAVFRAWARRRSAVSLPARSAAAAAAADQGKGHGKQILVLGLDGAGKTSILHSLATNHVKRSMAPTEGFNAICINTEESQMEFLEIGGSESLRSYWNMYLPKVLLLVYVVDSADHARLPVAKQLLHQLIQNNSTLPVVVLANKQDLEGAYCITDIHDALALSDIGDERKMFLIGTHVAEDGSEISSSMQDAKELIGQLVLETQ; translated from the exons ATGGACCCCCGCCTGCGGGCCGCTGCGCTCTGCGGGACGGCGCTGGCCGTGGCGGGCGGCACGGTCGCGGTGTTCCGGGCCTGGGCCCGCCGGCGGAGCGCGGTATCGCTGCCCGCACGCTCTGcagccgccgctgccgccgccgatCAG GGTAAAGGACACGGTAAGCAGATCCTGGTGCTGggcctggatggggctgggaagaCGAGCATTCTCCACTCCCTGGCAACTAACCACGTCAAGCGCAGCATGGCTCCCACCGAGGGCTTCAATGCCATCTGCATCAACACCGAAGAGTCCCAGATGGAGTTTCTGGAGA TCGGGGGCAGTGAATCTCTGCGCTCATACTGGAACATGTACTTGCCCAAAGTGCTGTTGCTGGTCTATGTCGTGGACTCGGCTGATCATGCCCGACTGCCTGTGGCGAAACAGCTGCTTCATCAGCTCATCCAGAACAACTCCACCCTGCCTGTGGTAGTTCTGGCCAACAAGCAG GATCTCGAAGGTGCATATTGCATCACTGATATTCACGATGCTCTGGCTCTGTCTGATATTGGGGACGAGAGGAAGATGTTCTTGATTGGTACCCATGTGGCAGAAGATGGCTCTGAGATCTCCTCCAGCATGCAGGATGCCAAGGAGCTGATAGGGCAGCTGGTTTTGGAAACACAGTGA
- the ARL9 gene encoding ADP-ribosylation factor-like protein 9 isoform X1 — translation MDPRLRAAALCGTALAVAGGTVAVFRAWARRRSAVSLPARSAAAAAAADQGKGHGKQILVLGLDGAGKTSILHSLATNHVKRSMAPTEGFNAICINTEESQMEFLERVCFACLSPEKPTVSLLLPGDGLGPALHTPQQNLLFLSRPSLSGPVGGSESLRSYWNMYLPKVLLLVYVVDSADHARLPVAKQLLHQLIQNNSTLPVVVLANKQDLEGAYCITDIHDALALSDIGDERKMFLIGTHVAEDGSEISSSMQDAKELIGQLVLETQ, via the exons ATGGACCCCCGCCTGCGGGCCGCTGCGCTCTGCGGGACGGCGCTGGCCGTGGCGGGCGGCACGGTCGCGGTGTTCCGGGCCTGGGCCCGCCGGCGGAGCGCGGTATCGCTGCCCGCACGCTCTGcagccgccgctgccgccgccgatCAG GGTAAAGGACACGGTAAGCAGATCCTGGTGCTGggcctggatggggctgggaagaCGAGCATTCTCCACTCCCTGGCAACTAACCACGTCAAGCGCAGCATGGCTCCCACCGAGGGCTTCAATGCCATCTGCATCAACACCGAAGAGTCCCAGATGGAGTTTCTGGAGA GGGTGTGCTTTGCCTGTCTGagcccagagaaacccacagtGTCTCTTCTCCTGCCTGGGGATGGTCTAggcccagcactgcacacaccACAGCAGAACCTGTTGTTTCTGAGTCGTCCTTCCCTCTCTGGTCCAG TCGGGGGCAGTGAATCTCTGCGCTCATACTGGAACATGTACTTGCCCAAAGTGCTGTTGCTGGTCTATGTCGTGGACTCGGCTGATCATGCCCGACTGCCTGTGGCGAAACAGCTGCTTCATCAGCTCATCCAGAACAACTCCACCCTGCCTGTGGTAGTTCTGGCCAACAAGCAG GATCTCGAAGGTGCATATTGCATCACTGATATTCACGATGCTCTGGCTCTGTCTGATATTGGGGACGAGAGGAAGATGTTCTTGATTGGTACCCATGTGGCAGAAGATGGCTCTGAGATCTCCTCCAGCATGCAGGATGCCAAGGAGCTGATAGGGCAGCTGGTTTTGGAAACACAGTGA